A genomic region of Etheostoma spectabile isolate EspeVRDwgs_2016 unplaced genomic scaffold, UIUC_Espe_1.0 scaffold351, whole genome shotgun sequence contains the following coding sequences:
- the nubpl gene encoding LOW QUALITY PROTEIN: iron-sulfur cluster transfer protein NUBPL (The sequence of the model RefSeq protein was modified relative to this genomic sequence to represent the inferred CDS: inserted 4 bases in 3 codons) yields MALFTYSRLSNLLRISGNKVSVKRTGTEIKPGPACCVQLSRCQVRLLRDDSKPLPERQKQQRPEDLPRQKPVTGSNRSRCGSSGKADWGQSTTAVNLALGILANDPLKAVGLLDADVFGPSIPKLMNLKGNPELNDDNLMIPLVNYGVPCMSMGFLVDDVAPIVWRGLMVMSAIEKLLRQVDWGSLDYLVXDMPPGTGDVAXSPLQNIPVAGIVVSTDRRTRLLDARRGAEMFKKDVTCVNVYVIGLCRTMSVFSVPXCHHQTHLRSRGRQLADTLGVKLLGDVPLHLSIRETSDRGTPVVVSAPDSPEAEAYRKVASAVVQRLEEVGT; encoded by the exons ATGGCCCTGTTCACGTACAGCAGACTGTCTAATTTACTAAGAATATCCGGAAATAAAGTCTCCGTTAAACGAACGGGGACCGAAATAAAACCGGGACCCGCGTGTTGTGTGCAGTTAAGTCGATGCCAGGTAAGATTACTCC GTGATGACAGCAAGCCGCTGCCGGAGAGGCAGAAGCAGCAGAGGCCAGAGGACCTCCCCAGGCAAAAGCCCGTCACGGGGTCAAACAGGTCTCGTTGTGGATCTTCGGGAAAGGCGGATTGGGGACAGTCCACCACGGCAG TGAATTTGGCTCTTGGAATATTGGCCAACGATCCG CTGAAGGCCGTCGGTCTGTTGGACGCTGACGTCTTCGGGCCGTCCATTCCCAAACTGATGAACCTGAAGGGGAACCCGGAGCTCAACGACG ACAACCTGATGATCCCTCTCGTGAACTACGGCGTTCCTTG catgtCGATGGGGTTCCTGGTGGACGACGTGGCTCCGATCGTGTGGCGGGGTCTGATGGTGATGTCAGCGATAGAGAAGCTGCTCAGACAG gtggacTGGGGGTCTCTGGACTACCTGG GTGACATGCCTCCTGGTACAGGAGACGTCG GCTCTCCACTCCAGAACATCCCAGTGGCA GGCATCGTAGTGTCCACAGACCGCAGGACACGCCTGCTGGACGCTCGCCGAGGAGCCGAGATGTTCAAGAAAGATGTTACGTGcgtaaatgtgtat GTTATCGGCCTGTGCAGAACAATGAGCGTCTTCAGTGTCCC CTGTCACCACCAGACACATCTTCGCTCGAGGGGCCGACAGCTCGCTGACACACTGGGAGTCAAAttattag GGGACGTTCCTCTTCATCTGAGCATCCGAGAGACGTCAGACAGAGGGACACCGGTGGTCGTCTCTGCTCCCGACAGCCCAGAG GCGGAGGCGTACAGGAAGGTGGCGTCCGCCGTGGTCCAGAGACTCGAGGAAGTCGGCACGTAA